One Nomascus leucogenys isolate Asia chromosome 22a, Asia_NLE_v1, whole genome shotgun sequence DNA segment encodes these proteins:
- the LOC105739026 gene encoding olfactory receptor 2G3-like, with the protein MANILSSLNSCNVLLLVLNRVMGKTNSSVKGDFILVGFSDQPHLEKILFVAVLISYLLTLVGNTVIILICSVDPKLKTPMYFFLTHLSLVDICFTTSIVPQLLWNLKGPDKTITFLGCVIQLYISLALGSTECVLLAIMAFDRYAAVCKPLHYTAVMNPQLCQVLAGVAWLSGVGNTLIQGTVTLWLPRCGHRLLHHFFCEVPSMIKLACVDIHDNEVQLFVASLVLLLLPLVLILLSYGHIAKVVIRIKSVQAWCKGLGTCGSHLIVVSLFYGTITAVYLQPNSSYAQAHGKFISLFYTVVTPTLNPLIYTLRNNDVKGALRRLFNRDLGT; encoded by the coding sequence ATGGCCAACATATTATCCTCCCTGAATTCTTGTAATGTGTTGCTCCTGGTTCTGAACAGGGTGATGGGCAAGACTAACAGCAGTGTCAAGGGAGACTTCATCCTGGTGGGTTTCTCTGATCAGCCCCACCTGGAAAAGATACTCTTTGTGGCTGTTTTGATATCCTATCTCCTTACCCTTGTGGGAAATACAGTAATTATTCTGATCTGCTCCGTAGACCCTAAACTCAAGACACCCATGTACTTTTTTCTTACTCACCTCTCCTTAGTTGATATTTGTTTTACCACCAGTATTGTCCCCCAGCTGCTGTGGAACCTAAAGGGACCTGACAAAACAATCACATTCCTGGGTTGTGTCATCCAGCTCTACATCTCCCTGGCATTGGGCTCCACTGAGTGTGTCCTCCTGGCTATAATGGCTTTTGATCGCTATGCTGCAGTTTGCAAACCTCTCCACTATACCGCTGTAATGAACCCTCAGCTGTGCCAGGTTCTGGCAGGGGTTGCGTGGCTGAGTGGAGTGGGAAACACTCTCATCCAGGGCACTGTTACCCTCTGGCTTCCTCGCTGTGGACACCGGTTGCTCCATCATTTCTTCTGTGAGGTACCCTCCATGATTAAGCTTGCATGTGTGGACATCCATGATAATGAGGTTCAGCTCTTTGTTGCTTCACTGGTCTTGCTCCTCTTGCCCTTAGTGCTAATATTGCTGTCCTATGGACATATAGCCAAGGTGGTCATAAGGATCAAGTCAGTCCAGGCCTGGTGCaaaggcctggggacatgtggatCCCATTTGATAGTAGTGTCCCTCTTCTATGGGACCATCACAGCTGTCTACCTCCAGCCCAACAGTTCTTATGCCCAGGCTCATGGGAAGTTCATCTCCCTCTTCTATACAGTTGTGACCCCGACCCTCAATCCTCTCATCTACACACTGAGGAATAATGACGTGAAAGGAGCACTGCGAAGATTATTTAACAGAGACTTAGGCACGTAA